The genome window CTTTATTTAAAAGAGTAGACTGAAAAATGAATAGAAATATTAATATAGGAATAATTGGAGCAGGTAAAATAGGAACCCTTCATGCAAAAAATGTAGCATTATATACAAATGCGAAAGTTTTAGCTATAGCTGATGTAAATAAAATAGCTGCAGAAAATTTAGCAAAACAAATCGGAGCAAAGAAAGTTTATTCTTCTTATGAAGATTTAATAAAAGATAAAGATATAGATGCTGTTGTTATTTCTTTACCAAATAATTTACATTATGAAGTATCTATTGCTGCTATTGAAGCTAATAAACATGTTTTTTGTGAAAAACCTTTATGTTTAAATATTAAAGAAGCTGAAGAAATAGTTAATAAAGTAGAAAAATACAAAGTAAAATATCAAGTAGGATATAATAGAAGATTTGATCCTTCATATGAAAAAGCAAAAGAATTAATTGATAAAGGTTACTTAGGAAAAATTTTAATTGCAAATTCAAATACTTTTGATCCTGAGCCACACTCAGGATGGGAAGCAAATGAAGACCTTAGTGGTGGAATACTTTTTACAACTTGTAGCCATGATTTTGATTTATTATATTGGTTAATAGGATCAGAAGTAAATAGAGTATATGTTGAATCTAGAGGTAAATTTGGAAAAAATGAAAGCTTAATATGCTTTTTATCTTTTAAGAATGATGCTTTAGGAGTGGTAAGCACGATTGAAACATGCTCTTATGGACATGATGTAAAAACAGAAATAATAGGAGATAAAGCAGCAATTAGAATAGAAAAACCATCTTCAACTTTTATTAAAATTATGGATAAGAATGGTATACACAATGATTATCCATATTGGTTTATAGAAAGATTTGAAGAATCTTATATTAAAGAAATACAAGATTTTGTAAAATGTATCATAGAAAATAAAGAACCA of Nitrososphaerota archaeon contains these proteins:
- a CDS encoding Gfo/Idh/MocA family oxidoreductase; this encodes MNRNINIGIIGAGKIGTLHAKNVALYTNAKVLAIADVNKIAAENLAKQIGAKKVYSSYEDLIKDKDIDAVVISLPNNLHYEVSIAAIEANKHVFCEKPLCLNIKEAEEIVNKVEKYKVKYQVGYNRRFDPSYEKAKELIDKGYLGKILIANSNTFDPEPHSGWEANEDLSGGILFTTCSHDFDLLYWLIGSEVNRVYVESRGKFGKNESLICFLSFKNDALGVVSTIETCSYGHDVKTEIIGDKAAIRIEKPSSTFIKIMDKNGIHNDYPYWFIERFEESYIKEIQDFVKCIIENKEPRVSAKDGMYIVKISQAAKESKQKGKPTILE